The window TCTGAATGGTGTCGAGCAGCGTCAGCCCGGTAAAGACGCGAATGGTGAGCTGCTGCTCGGCGACGCTTAGCGTTTGCCAGGCGGGAATATCATTCGACAGCGGGACTTTTTCTGGCAACCAGAAATTACTGGTCAGCCGGTTCCACACCTCCAGATCTTTATCATCCTCAATTTTGTTCCAGTTGATGGCGCTCACGCGGTTTAGCTTCATCCTGCTCTCCTTACAGCGCGCATGACACGCAGCCTTCAATTTCAGTACCTTCCAGCGCCAGCTGGCGCAGTCGGATGTAGTACAGCGTTTTGATGCCTTTTTTCCACGCGTAGATTTGCGCTTTGTTGATATCGCGGGTGGTGGCGGTGTCCGGGAAAAACAGCGTCAGCGACAGCCCCTGATCGACGTGTTTGGTTGCCTCGGCGTAGGTATCGATGATTTTTTGCGGGCCAATCTCGTAGGCATCCTGATACAGCGCCAGATTTTCGTTGGTCATAAACGGGGCAGGGTAATACACACGCCCGGTTTTACCCTCTTTGCGAATCTCCACCTTAGACACAATCGGATGAATACTTGAGGTGGCATGGTTGATGTAGGAGATGGAGCCGGTTGGCGGCACCGCCTGTAAATTCTGGTTATAAATACCGTAGCGCATCACATCCTCACGCAGCTGTGACCACATTTCACGCGTCGGCAGCGTCACGCCGCGAGTGGCAAACAGTGCGCGGACTTTCTCGGTTTTTGGCTGCCAGTCGCCGCTTAAATAGCGATCAAAATACTCGCCGCTGGCGTAACGTGACTGGTTGAATCCGGCAAAGGTCTGGCCACGCTCTTTGGCCAGCAACATGGAGGTATGCAGGGCATGCCAGGTGACGGTGTAGAAATAGAGATTGGTGAAATCCAGCCCCTCCGCTGAACCATAGGCAATACCTTCGCGTGCCAGATAGCCATGCAGGTTCATCTGCCCTAGCCCAATCGCGTGCGAAGCGCTGTTTCCGGCTTCAATCGACGGAACGCTGCGGATGTGGCTCATGTCGGAGACGGCGGTTAAGCCGCGAACCGCTGTTTCAACGGTGCGGCCAAAGTCCGGCGAATCCATGGTGTGGGCAATGTTCAGCGAGCCGAGATTGCAGGAGATGTCGCGTCCAATCTGCGCGTAGTCGAGGTTTTCATCGTAGGTTGAGGCGCTGTTGACCTGCAAAATTTCCGCGCACAAGTTGCTCATGTTGATGCGACCGGCAATGGGGTTGGCGCGGTTCACCGTGTCTTCAAACAGGATGTAGGGGTAGCCGGACTCAAACTGGATTTCCGCCAACCGCTGGAAGAAGTCACGGGCGTTAATGTACCGCTTGCGCACGCGTGCGTCGGCGAGTAACTCGTCATAGCGTTCGCTGACGGCGATGTCGCTAAACGGTTTCCCGTAAATACGCTCCACGTCATAGGGGGAGAACAGCGCCATCTGCGCATTCTCTTTTGCCAGACGGAAGGTAACATCCGGGATCACCACGCCAAGTGACAGCGTTTTAATGCGAATTTTTTCATCGGCGTTTTCGCGCTTGGTATCGAGAAAGCGCAGAATATCCGGGTGGTGCGCGTGCAAATACACCGCACCCGCGCCCTGTCGCGCGCCCAGTTGGTTGGCATACGAAAACGCATCTTCCAGCATCTTCATCACCGGGATCACCCCGGAAGACTGGTTTTCAATACGCTTAATCGGTGCCCCGGCTTCGCGCAGGCTGGAGAGCAGAAACGCCACGCCGCCACCGCGTTTGGAAAGCTGCAGCGCCGAATTTACCGCCCGACCAATGGACTCCATATTGTCTTCAATACGTAACAGGAAGCAGGAGACCAGCTCGCCGCGCTGGGCTTTGCCGCAATTAAGGAAGGTTGGCGTGGCGGGCTGAAAACGCCCGGCGAGCATATCGTCGGTGAGTCGCAGGGCAAGCGTCTCATCACCCTGTGCCAGCGTCAGCGCCACCATCGTCACGCGATCGGCAAAATCCTCGAGGTAGCGTTTACCGTCAAAGGTTTTCAGCGTATAGCTGGTGTAATACTTCCATGCGCCGAGAAAGGTCTGGAAGCGAAACCCGCTGGCGTGAGCGTGGGCAAACAGCTTCACCACGAAAGCGCGATCGTAACGGGTTAAAACGCTTTCGTCGTAATAACCTTCGCTTACCAGCGTATCCAGACGCGCGTCCTGGCTGGCAAACACCACCGAGTTGGGCTGCACGTGATTTGTCATAAACGCGTCCACCGCCTGATGGTCTTTCTCAAACTGAATACACCCGGCGTTATCGTACAGATTCAGCATGGCGTTAAGTGCGTGATAATCCAGCGTGGGCTGAACTACGCGTTCTGCGGTTGTTGTTGCCAAAATTCGCTCACTCCTTTTCGCACGTTGTCGATGTCGCCTGGCGTCCCCATCAGCTCAAAGCGATAGAGCCACGGCACGGCGCATTTTTGTGAAATTACGTCACCCGCGCGGCCGTAGGCGTCGCCGAAATTGCGATTGCCGGCGGCGATGACGCCGCAAATTAACGCCCGATTGTGGGGATCGTTTAAAAAGCGGATCACCTGTCGCGGGACCGCGCCTGCCGTACCGCCGCCGCCGTAAGACGGCACGACTAAAATGTAAGGTTCGTCTACCTGGATCCGCTCGCGTTCGTTAAGCGGAATTCGCACGGCGGGCAGCCCCAGACGCTGTATAAAGCGATGGGTATTTTCAGAGCTGCTGGAGAAGTAGACGAGGGTGCTCATGTGTTGGCCACGTGGGGCTGCGGACGCAGACGATTGATCATGTCCGGGCGAAATCCTGACCAGCGGGTTTCCCCTGCTACCACCACCGGTAATTGGCGAAACCCCTGCTCGCGCAGGGTTTCTGCCAGCTCGGGGGCCAGATCGACATTGATCATCTCGACGTCAAGCCCACGACCTTCCATCGCCCGTTTCGTGGCGTGGCACTGAATACAGTTATTGCGAGTGTAAATAATAATACGCATGATTCGTATTTCCATTTATGGGTGTAAAAGCGGCGCGATAATGGCGTCGGGTTGTGTGTGTCGTGGTGTAATCAATACTAGATGTAGTTTATAAAAGATTCAACCATACAAGATATGGGATTTTAGAGTGGTGAGGGGCCGGGGGATGAGTGTGGCGGAGGGCGGGGTATGTAGCATTACGGGTTGCCGGATAAGGCGTTTCCGCCGCCATCCGGCACCACAGAATTACATGCGCATGCCTACTGCCAGACGGTTAAAGCAGTTCATCAGGCTAATGGCGAACGTCAGATCGCTTATCTCTTTGGCGCTAAAATGGTTCAGCAGCGGCAAATAAACGTCGTCTTCGGCGTGCGTCGAGGCGATGTGGGTAACGGATTCGGCCCATGCCAGCGCTGCGCGTTCCTGATCACTGAAATGGTGGCTGACGCGCCATCCTGCCAGCGCATCCAGTTTGGCCTGTTCTACGCCAGACTTACGCAGGGCTTTACTGTGCATTTCCAGACAAAACGCGCAGCCGTTGATTTGCGAGACCCGCAGGTAAATCAACTCCGTCAGTGTAGGCTCCAACGCGCAGTTTTCCAGCGCTTTGCTGGCCTGAACCAGAGCGTTATAGATTTCAGGGCTAAGTTCATAATAGGGCTGGCGTAACATCGTCATGGTATTTCTCCTCGTTTGGATGACCCGCAATGTATCACTATAATGGTCTGCTAAAGAGAGCCATATTGTTATCAAAAAAGCAGACCATAAATGCCACGCTATCAGCAAATCGCCCGTCAGTTAAAAACCGCTATTGAGAAAGGGGAACTTAAGCCTGGCACACGCTTGCCGTCCAGCCGCACCTGGTCCCAGGAACTGGGCGTT of the Citrobacter freundii genome contains:
- the nrdH gene encoding glutaredoxin-like protein NrdH, whose protein sequence is MRIIIYTRNNCIQCHATKRAMEGRGLDVEMINVDLAPELAETLREQGFRQLPVVVAGETRWSGFRPDMINRLRPQPHVANT
- the nrdE gene encoding class 1b ribonucleoside-diphosphate reductase subunit alpha — protein: MATTTAERVVQPTLDYHALNAMLNLYDNAGCIQFEKDHQAVDAFMTNHVQPNSVVFASQDARLDTLVSEGYYDESVLTRYDRAFVVKLFAHAHASGFRFQTFLGAWKYYTSYTLKTFDGKRYLEDFADRVTMVALTLAQGDETLALRLTDDMLAGRFQPATPTFLNCGKAQRGELVSCFLLRIEDNMESIGRAVNSALQLSKRGGGVAFLLSSLREAGAPIKRIENQSSGVIPVMKMLEDAFSYANQLGARQGAGAVYLHAHHPDILRFLDTKRENADEKIRIKTLSLGVVIPDVTFRLAKENAQMALFSPYDVERIYGKPFSDIAVSERYDELLADARVRKRYINARDFFQRLAEIQFESGYPYILFEDTVNRANPIAGRINMSNLCAEILQVNSASTYDENLDYAQIGRDISCNLGSLNIAHTMDSPDFGRTVETAVRGLTAVSDMSHIRSVPSIEAGNSASHAIGLGQMNLHGYLAREGIAYGSAEGLDFTNLYFYTVTWHALHTSMLLAKERGQTFAGFNQSRYASGEYFDRYLSGDWQPKTEKVRALFATRGVTLPTREMWSQLREDVMRYGIYNQNLQAVPPTGSISYINHATSSIHPIVSKVEIRKEGKTGRVYYPAPFMTNENLALYQDAYEIGPQKIIDTYAEATKHVDQGLSLTLFFPDTATTRDINKAQIYAWKKGIKTLYYIRLRQLALEGTEIEGCVSCAL
- the nrdI gene encoding class Ib ribonucleoside-diphosphate reductase assembly flavoprotein NrdI, encoding MSTLVYFSSSSENTHRFIQRLGLPAVRIPLNERERIQVDEPYILVVPSYGGGGTAGAVPRQVIRFLNDPHNRALICGVIAAGNRNFGDAYGRAGDVISQKCAVPWLYRFELMGTPGDIDNVRKGVSEFWQQQPQNA
- a CDS encoding carboxymuconolactone decarboxylase family protein, which translates into the protein MTMLRQPYYELSPEIYNALVQASKALENCALEPTLTELIYLRVSQINGCAFCLEMHSKALRKSGVEQAKLDALAGWRVSHHFSDQERAALAWAESVTHIASTHAEDDVYLPLLNHFSAKEISDLTFAISLMNCFNRLAVGMRM